One genomic region from Streptomyces sp. NBC_00582 encodes:
- a CDS encoding DUF397 domain-containing protein, protein MDRIKPRKRVYNGMPARDLGSEGWHKPWSGGNGGNCLEAMKLADGRIAVRQSTDPDGPALIYTTDEMTAFIEGAKAGDADFLLS, encoded by the coding sequence ATGGATCGCATCAAGCCGCGCAAACGGGTCTACAACGGCATGCCCGCGCGGGACTTGGGCAGCGAGGGCTGGCACAAGCCCTGGAGCGGCGGCAACGGAGGCAACTGCCTGGAGGCGATGAAACTCGCCGACGGCCGGATAGCCGTCCGTCAGTCCACCGACCCGGACGGGCCGGCGCTGATCTACACGACCGACGAGATGACGGCCTTCATCGAAGGGGCCAAGGCGGGGGATGCCGACTTCCTGCTTTCCTGA
- a CDS encoding SAM-dependent methyltransferase yields the protein MTGQDPTPAVEIDTGKPHPARMYDWYLGGKDNYPVDEAMGRQMLALDPRVPVMARVNRAFMHRATRWLAGNGIRQFLDIGTGIPTEPNLHQVAQEIAPDARVVYCDNDPIVLAHAAALLRSTPAGVTEYLQADVRDPATILEGAGKVLDLGRPVALSLVALLHFISDEDGAHELVDRLLAELPSGSYLMMTHATADFTPEESAAATEKLKAAGVTLALRSREEFGRFFDGLELVDPGVAVVPDWHPELGEPVPGQDDGVIPGYGAVARKP from the coding sequence ATGACCGGGCAGGACCCGACCCCCGCCGTCGAGATCGACACCGGCAAGCCCCATCCCGCGCGGATGTACGACTGGTACCTCGGAGGCAAGGACAACTACCCCGTCGACGAGGCCATGGGCCGCCAGATGCTCGCGCTCGACCCGCGCGTGCCGGTGATGGCACGAGTCAACCGTGCCTTCATGCACCGCGCCACACGCTGGCTGGCCGGGAACGGCATACGCCAGTTCCTGGACATCGGCACGGGCATCCCCACCGAGCCCAATCTCCACCAGGTCGCCCAGGAGATCGCCCCGGACGCCCGCGTGGTCTACTGCGACAACGACCCGATCGTGCTCGCCCACGCGGCGGCGCTGCTGCGCAGCACACCCGCAGGCGTCACGGAGTACCTGCAGGCGGACGTCCGTGATCCGGCCACCATCCTCGAGGGGGCCGGCAAGGTCCTGGACCTCGGCCGGCCGGTGGCCCTGTCGCTGGTCGCGCTGCTGCACTTCATCTCCGACGAGGACGGCGCGCACGAACTCGTCGACCGGCTGCTCGCCGAGCTCCCCTCGGGCAGCTACCTGATGATGACCCACGCCACCGCCGACTTCACCCCGGAGGAGTCCGCGGCGGCCACGGAGAAGCTGAAGGCGGCGGGCGTCACGCTGGCTCTGCGCTCCCGCGAGGAGTTCGGCCGCTTCTTCGACGGCCTCGAGCTGGTCGACCCGGGCGTGGCGGTCGTACCCGACTGGCACCCCGAGCTCGGCGAGCCGGTCCCGGGGCAGGACGACGGGGTCATCCCGGGCTACGGGGCGGTGGCCCGCAAGCCGTGA
- a CDS encoding protein-tyrosine phosphatase family protein, with protein sequence MAVLTAPPPPPAPHPALRKRPVTRRVLRVLIAVVIGYLALWAVGAGGVAAASYWVREETPAPAGTHAVQGIHHFQPVDAKGRLWRGAAPSPAGYRALAGLGFTTVVDLRAEDLSASRLAEPRNAGLTVVRLPIRDGQTPRPEQVRRFLTAVAQAPGKVFVHCGAGVGRTGTMAAAYLVETGQESPAAAVRRNLAVGPPSIEQIYYGLHLERREAEQPPLAIVAVSRLVDAPRRMMTWF encoded by the coding sequence ATGGCTGTCCTCACCGCTCCCCCACCCCCTCCCGCTCCTCACCCCGCCCTGCGCAAGCGCCCCGTCACCCGGCGTGTGCTGCGCGTCCTGATCGCCGTCGTCATCGGTTACCTCGCCCTGTGGGCGGTCGGTGCGGGCGGCGTCGCGGCGGCGTCGTACTGGGTGCGGGAGGAGACGCCGGCACCGGCGGGGACCCATGCCGTACAGGGCATCCACCACTTCCAGCCGGTGGACGCCAAGGGCAGGCTGTGGCGGGGCGCGGCGCCGTCCCCGGCCGGCTATCGCGCGCTGGCGGGCCTGGGTTTCACCACGGTCGTCGACCTGCGCGCCGAGGACCTGAGCGCGTCCCGGCTCGCGGAACCGCGGAATGCCGGGCTGACCGTCGTGCGGCTGCCCATCCGTGACGGGCAGACGCCGAGGCCCGAGCAGGTGCGGCGGTTCCTGACGGCCGTCGCGCAGGCGCCCGGGAAGGTGTTCGTGCACTGCGGGGCCGGAGTGGGCCGTACGGGCACGATGGCCGCGGCCTACCTCGTGGAGACGGGGCAGGAGTCACCCGCGGCGGCGGTCCGGCGCAATCTCGCGGTCGGACCGCCGTCGATCGAACAGATCTACTACGGGCTGCATCTCGAACGCCGGGAGGCGGAGCAGCCGCCGCTGGCGATCGTCGCCGTGAGCCGTCTGGTGGACGCCCCACGGCGCATGATGACCTGGTTCTGA
- a CDS encoding PEP/pyruvate-binding domain-containing protein → MTTLDERHGDGAHGGEGSRSGVAPGPVGAHGPATVPLEDPGAALPRVVGSKAANLARAARAGLPVLPGFVIPQNAGGHPVALWRAWDELSDGGSRPLVVRSSSPREDTEDSSLAGRFASVLDVRGWPAFRTAVTAVLDSAHRSDGATAPMAVLVQPMLTARVGGVLFGADPVGGRADRMLVSVVRGGPDSLVGGAQSGTHYWLGGRGRLLRTEPDAAERLLTRGELVRLARLARRARKVFGGPQDIEFGFDAEGRLWLFQSRPITAMAVRPPRGARLLGPGPVAETLPEQLAPLEEDLWVTPMARGLAAALDITGSAPRRLLRTVPVVTTVGGRAAADLRLLGVVPPAHRWLVLLNPAPGARRLAAAWRVGRLAGALPGLAGDLVADVDRRLVRIPAPSVLPAPGLAAELRWTRRALVSLHAQEALAGALLRESGASRTAAGAALTALAAARARGVRDDAAVAAHPVILALTAPSLEDRERPSRTRAARLGEPGQSLPARAAPPPLPLPGGIPVLPAREALRLRIRWVQELQVRLVREAARRVGVAVRDVALLRWRELGAALDGGPLPDDLHARVPRAASPPLPDAFRPAAGGVVVAERRAGEDAGGRGVSGGRAVGTVWDGTGVRPDDPVLVVRSLDPALAPLLPGLAALVAETGSPLSHLAVLAREFGLPSVVGAGDAVRRFPPGSRLTVDGTTGDVRLVEDGP, encoded by the coding sequence ATGACGACGCTCGACGAACGTCACGGAGACGGTGCCCACGGCGGGGAAGGCTCCCGGAGCGGGGTCGCCCCCGGCCCGGTGGGAGCCCATGGCCCGGCCACCGTCCCCCTGGAGGATCCCGGCGCCGCTCTCCCCCGCGTGGTGGGGTCCAAGGCCGCGAACCTCGCCCGTGCGGCCCGCGCCGGACTGCCCGTACTCCCCGGGTTCGTGATCCCGCAGAATGCGGGAGGGCATCCGGTCGCCCTGTGGCGCGCCTGGGACGAGCTGTCCGACGGTGGCAGCCGCCCGCTCGTCGTGCGGTCCTCGTCGCCGCGGGAGGACACCGAGGACTCCTCGCTGGCGGGCCGGTTCGCCTCGGTGCTCGACGTGCGGGGATGGCCCGCTTTCCGTACGGCCGTGACGGCCGTGCTCGACTCCGCGCACCGGTCCGACGGGGCCACGGCGCCCATGGCGGTGCTGGTGCAGCCGATGCTCACCGCGCGCGTGGGCGGGGTCCTGTTCGGTGCCGACCCGGTCGGGGGGCGTGCCGACCGGATGCTGGTGAGCGTGGTGCGGGGCGGCCCGGACAGCCTGGTCGGCGGCGCGCAGTCCGGTACCCACTACTGGCTGGGCGGGCGCGGACGGCTGCTGCGCACCGAGCCCGACGCGGCGGAGCGGCTGCTCACGCGCGGGGAGCTGGTCCGGTTGGCGCGGCTCGCGCGGCGGGCGCGGAAGGTCTTCGGCGGGCCGCAGGACATCGAGTTCGGTTTCGACGCGGAGGGGCGGCTGTGGCTGTTCCAGAGCCGCCCCATCACGGCGATGGCGGTACGGCCGCCGCGCGGGGCCCGGCTGCTCGGGCCGGGGCCGGTCGCCGAGACCCTGCCGGAGCAGTTGGCGCCGCTGGAGGAGGATCTGTGGGTGACGCCCATGGCCCGCGGGCTCGCCGCCGCCCTCGACATCACGGGCAGCGCACCGCGTCGGCTGTTGCGGACCGTACCGGTGGTCACCACGGTCGGGGGGCGCGCGGCCGCGGATCTGCGGCTGCTGGGTGTGGTCCCGCCCGCGCACCGGTGGCTGGTGCTGCTCAATCCGGCGCCGGGCGCGCGCCGGCTCGCGGCGGCCTGGCGGGTCGGCCGGCTGGCCGGGGCGCTGCCGGGTCTGGCCGGGGACCTGGTCGCGGATGTCGACCGCCGGCTGGTCCGGATCCCCGCGCCCTCGGTGCTGCCCGCTCCCGGGCTCGCCGCCGAGCTGCGGTGGACCCGCCGGGCCCTGGTGTCGCTGCACGCCCAGGAGGCCCTCGCGGGGGCCCTCCTACGGGAGTCCGGCGCAAGCCGCACCGCGGCCGGCGCGGCGCTGACCGCCCTGGCCGCCGCCCGCGCGCGGGGCGTCCGCGACGACGCCGCGGTCGCCGCGCACCCGGTGATCCTGGCTCTCACGGCCCCGAGCCTCGAAGACCGGGAACGGCCGTCACGGACACGCGCGGCGCGTCTGGGCGAGCCCGGGCAGTCCCTGCCCGCGAGGGCCGCGCCCCCACCGCTCCCCCTCCCCGGCGGGATCCCCGTTCTCCCGGCCCGCGAGGCGCTGCGGCTTCGGATCCGTTGGGTGCAGGAGCTGCAGGTCCGGCTTGTGCGGGAGGCGGCGCGGCGGGTGGGGGTCGCGGTGCGGGACGTGGCGCTGCTGCGCTGGCGGGAGCTCGGCGCGGCGCTCGACGGCGGGCCGCTGCCCGACGATCTCCACGCGCGCGTGCCGCGTGCCGCCTCTCCCCCGCTGCCGGACGCGTTCCGGCCGGCGGCGGGCGGGGTCGTGGTCGCCGAGCGGCGTGCCGGCGAGGACGCCGGCGGGCGGGGCGTGTCCGGGGGACGTGCCGTGGGGACCGTCTGGGACGGGACGGGCGTCCGGCCCGACGACCCGGTGCTCGTCGTACGCAGCCTGGATCCCGCGCTGGCCCCGCTGCTGCCGGGTCTCGCCGCCCTGGTCGCCGAGACGGGCAGCCCCTTGTCGCATCTGGCGGTCCTGGCCCGGGAGTTCGGGCTGCCCTCGGTCGTCGGGGCCGGCGACGCCGTACGCCGCTTCCCGCCCGGTTCCCGGCTCACGGTCGACGGGACCACGGGTGACGTACGGCTGGTGGAGGACGGGCCGTGA